Proteins from a genomic interval of Acipenser ruthenus chromosome 46, fAciRut3.2 maternal haplotype, whole genome shotgun sequence:
- the LOC131720996 gene encoding uncharacterized protein LOC131720996 isoform X2 → MGFWLLLGVAWLCVFLPAGVVAQDVSGNFVTECRDRYFWMSTNGRFAGGSFRFDVIDGNGIHPLNDSYAATCGFTYSFNLPGDLIFRASFLACHVQSMNDVSYVLQYRFVRMDSLGRETVYPFSLSCSTESPWNPREVVCEENYMEVSVRKNVPVIAQEGLAKEDWEAALSIAQEAVMSEWQVVFHQTGMPPKTMNAADARTEGYFINSTTSRVVFRSPYGMAKSEVVMVAGIPVEAIRATVFYKQRWMLLLVDTSAACAKNPSVFDGTYLSWVTPRLLSPLVLHPTKFVDKQIKMGVEGRPLDEITATSRGYQLLVNSTAVKISIPFGAVGGYRKSHVIDNKYNQMYAIDLFLEHQWADDLWEVTQHRSFKPVRSPYLPETPYVVNNTIPSEKGFTVTLGNFKPDVELKNLTLNGVPLTLPEAENRGVKIIEVKHPNGTKDFVLKVPFAHPLITEQYIGDNYRRYLLNISYTLNIIPVNEPYFHPATIVCDVQDVVHPDVKGICTNTSIVFEVTPGNMDYQWELCIGEEPLTPELVARRGYTMTSQPRIRVELPLFSIGYIYEDITLRGLIGKVVLILRDMKSLKEEDRFEQRCPFPTNEMLVCMPNGVMSVLVVPMAPVPPVNLARTTLLDQNCRPTEATSDRALFTFRVNTCGTRSKIDNNYLVYENEVIYSRELFPANAPVITRDSEYRLTIRCRYPVSDSRKIFAERKLVPAPGSFTAKGEGTLQLKSAYYSGDKRSRDVLNLKARLARDVSYSQFYSAFPVSQSLLGPLFLQVELLNPHSLADRLLLQDCWATLTPELDASPQWDLVTDGCLVTGDSYRTLFHPVPARTSPHLQRLEVQAQQSSKDPAFWRQVYFHCMAVVCDPNLEDTCNKTCVPGEKRSARSVDRYSQIRGYASAGPVQLVPEGGVVDLKTAVSDSSPLSLFVPVLGVVAALLGVLLAFLVALAVRSRR, encoded by the exons ATGGGGTTTTGGCTGCTTTTAGG agTTGCCTGGCTGTGCGTGTTTTTGCCTGCTGGCGTGGTCGCTCAGGACGTGTCAG GTAACTTCGTGACGGAGTGTCGGGATCGGTACTTCTGGATGTCGACCAATGGCAGGTTTGCCGGCGGCAGCTTCCGCTTCGACGTCATTG ATGGAAACGGTATTCACCCGCTGAATGACAGCTACGCAGCGACGTGCGGGTTCACCTATTCCTTCAACCTCCCCGGGGACCTGATCTTCAGAGCGTCGTTCTTGGCCTGTCACGTGCAGAGCATG AATGATGTCTCGTATGTTCTCCAGTACCGCTTTGTGAGAATGGACTCTCTGGGTAGAGAGACTGTCTACcccttctccctgtcctgcagcaCTGAGAGTCCCTGGAACCCTCGTGAGGTCGTCTGTGAGGAGAACTACATGGAG GTGTCTGTCAGGAAAAATGTTCCAGTTATCGCTCAGGAAGGACTGGCAAAGGAAGACTGGGAAGCAGCACTCTCCATA GCCCAGGAAGCAGTGATGTCCGAGTGGCAGGTCGTGTTCCACCAGACCGGGATGCCCCCTAAAACCATGAACGCCGCAGACGCCCGTACCGAGGGGTACTTCATCAACTCCACAACCAGCCGCGTCGTCTTCAGATCGCCCTACGGCATGGCAAAGTCAGAGGTGGTCATG GTGGCAGGGATCCCGGTGGAAGCCATCAGAGCCACTGTGTTCTACAAGCAGAGGTGGATGCTGCTATTGGTGGACACTTCAGCTGCCTGCGCTAAGA ACCCCTCTGTCTTCGATGGCACCTACCTGAGCTGGGTCACCCCGAGGCTTCTCTCCCCGCTGGTCCTGCATCCCACCAAGTTTGTGGATAAGCAGATCAAGATGGGAGTGGAGGGGAGGCCCCTGGATGAGATCACTGCTACTAGCCGGGGATACCAGCTGCTGGTCAACAGCACTGCGGTGAAAATCAGCATTCCCTTTGGCGCTGTGGGAGGATATCGCAAG AGTCATGTGATTGACAACAAGTACAACCAGATGTACGCCATTGACCTCTTTCTGGAGCACCAATGGGCCGATGACCTGTGGGAGGTGACCCAGCACCGCTCCTTCAAGCCAGTCCGCTCCCCCTACCTCCCTGAGACCCCCTATGTGGTGAACA ACACCATCCCGAGTGAGAAGGGCTTCACGGTGACCCTTGGTAACTTCAAGCCGGATGTGGAGCTGAAAAACCTGACCCTCAACGGGGTTCCCCTGACCCTTCCTGAGGCTGAGAACAGAGGCGTGAAGATCATTGAGGTCAAGCACCCTAACGGCACCAAGGATTTTGTCCTGAAGGTCCCTTTCGCTCACCCCCTCATCACGGAGCAG TACATTGGTGATAATTACAGACGATACCTGTTGAACATCAGCTACACTTTGAACATCATCCCTGTAAACGAGCCCTATTTCCACCCAGCCACGATCGTGTGTGACGTTCAGGATGTTG TCCATCCTGATGTCAAAGGCATTTGTACAAACACCAGCATTGTGTTTGAAGTGACCCCAGGCAACATGGACTACCAGTGGGAGCTTTGCATTGGGGAAGAGCCTCTAACCCCAGAACTGGTGGCTCGCCGAGGCTACACCATGACCAGCCAGCCCAGGATCAGAGTGGAGTTGCCGCTCTTTAGTATTGGCTACATCTATGAG GATATCACTCTGAGGGGGCTTATTGGTAAAGTGGTGTTGATTCTCCGAGATATGAAGAGCCTGAAGGAGGAGGACAGGTTTGAACAGCGCTGCCCGTTCCCAACCAACGAGATGCTGG TGTGCATGCCTAATGGAGTGATGTCAGTGCTGGTGGTCCCCATGGCTCCTGTACCGCCCGTGAATCTTGCCAGGACCACCCTGCTGGATCAGAACTGCAGGCCCACGGAGGCTACCTCAGACCGGGCCCTGTTCACTTTCCGGGTCAACACCTGTGGAACCAGGAGCAAG ATTGATAATAACTACCTGGTCTATGAGAATGAAGTCATCTATAGTCGGGAGCTGTTCCCAGCCAATGCTCCCGTCATCACCAGGGATTCTGAGTACAG GCTGACTATCCGTTGCCGGTACCCAGTGAGTGACTCCAGGAAGATCTTTGCTGAGAGGAAGCTGGTTCCAGCCCCTGGATCCTTCACTGCTAAAGGAGAGGGGACCCTGCAGCTCAAGTCTGCTTACTACAGTG GTGACAAGAGAAGCAGAGATGTCTTGAATCTGAAAGCCCGTCTTGCTAGAG ATGTGAGCTACTCCCAGTTCTACTCTGCGTTCCCTGTGTCCCAGTCTCTGCTGGGGCCCCTGTTCCTGCAGGTTGAGCTCCTGAACCCCCACAGCCTGGCTGACCGCCTCCTCCTGCAGGACTGCTGGGCCACACTGACCCCTGAACTGGACGCCAGCCCTCAATGGGACCTGGTCACTGATGG CTGCCTGGTCACTGGAGATTCCTACAGGACTCTGTTCCACCCAGTGCCAGCCAGGACCTCCCCCCACCTCCAGAGGCTTGAGGTCCAGGCACAGCAGTCTAGCAAGGACCCTGCCTTCTGGAGACAG gtgTATTTCCATTGCATGGCTGTAGTTTGTGATCCTAACCTGGAGGATACCTGCAATAAGACTTGTGTACCTGGAGAAAAGAGATCTG CCCGTAGTGTTGATCGGTACAGCCAGATCCGAGGCTATGCTTCTGCCGGGCCAGTCCAATTGGTACCAGAAGGAGGAGTTGTGGACCTTAAAACAGCAG TTTCAGACTCCTCCCCCCTGTCCCTCTTCGTGCCGGTGCTGGGCGTGGTGGCCGCTCTCCTTGGAGTTCTGCTCGCCTTTCTTGTTGCTCTTGCTGTCAGATCCAGAAGATGA
- the LOC131720996 gene encoding zona pellucida sperm-binding protein 2-like isoform X1, with amino-acid sequence MDSLGRETVYPFSLSCSTESPWNPREVVCEENYMEVSVRKNVPVIAQEGLAKEDWEAALSIAQEAVMSEWQVVFHQTGMPPKTMNAADARTEGYFINSTTSRVVFRSPYGMAKSEVVMVAGIPVEAIRATVFYKQRWMLLLVDTSAACAKNPSVFDGTYLSWVTPRLLSPLVLHPTKFVDKQIKMGVEGRPLDEITATSRGYQLLVNSTAVKISIPFGAVGGYRKSHVIDNKYNQMYAIDLFLEHQWADDLWEVTQHRSFKPVRSPYLPETPYVVNNTIPSEKGFTVTLGNFKPDVELKNLTLNGVPLTLPEAENRGVKIIEVKHPNGTKDFVLKVPFAHPLITEQYIGDNYRRYLLNISYTLNIIPVNEPYFHPATIVCDVQDVVHPDVKGICTNTSIVFEVTPGNMDYQWELCIGEEPLTPELVARRGYTMTSQPRIRVELPLFSIGYIYEDITLRGLIGKVVLILRDMKSLKEEDRFEQRCPFPTNEMLVCMPNGVMSVLVVPMAPVPPVNLARTTLLDQNCRPTEATSDRALFTFRVNTCGTRSKIDNNYLVYENEVIYSRELFPANAPVITRDSEYRLTIRCRYPVSDSRKIFAERKLVPAPGSFTAKGEGTLQLKSAYYSGDKRSRDVLNLKARLARDVSYSQFYSAFPVSQSLLGPLFLQVELLNPHSLADRLLLQDCWATLTPELDASPQWDLVTDGCLVTGDSYRTLFHPVPARTSPHLQRLEVQAQQSSKDPAFWRQVYFHCMAVVCDPNLEDTCNKTCVPGEKRSARSVDRYSQIRGYASAGPVQLVPEGGVVDLKTADSSPLSLFVPVLGVVAALLGVLLAFLVALAVRSRR; translated from the exons ATGGACTCTCTGGGTAGAGAGACTGTCTACcccttctccctgtcctgcagcaCTGAGAGTCCCTGGAACCCTCGTGAGGTCGTCTGTGAGGAGAACTACATGGAG GTGTCTGTCAGGAAAAATGTTCCAGTTATCGCTCAGGAAGGACTGGCAAAGGAAGACTGGGAAGCAGCACTCTCCATA GCCCAGGAAGCAGTGATGTCCGAGTGGCAGGTCGTGTTCCACCAGACCGGGATGCCCCCTAAAACCATGAACGCCGCAGACGCCCGTACCGAGGGGTACTTCATCAACTCCACAACCAGCCGCGTCGTCTTCAGATCGCCCTACGGCATGGCAAAGTCAGAGGTGGTCATG GTGGCAGGGATCCCGGTGGAAGCCATCAGAGCCACTGTGTTCTACAAGCAGAGGTGGATGCTGCTATTGGTGGACACTTCAGCTGCCTGCGCTAAGA ACCCCTCTGTCTTCGATGGCACCTACCTGAGCTGGGTCACCCCGAGGCTTCTCTCCCCGCTGGTCCTGCATCCCACCAAGTTTGTGGATAAGCAGATCAAGATGGGAGTGGAGGGGAGGCCCCTGGATGAGATCACTGCTACTAGCCGGGGATACCAGCTGCTGGTCAACAGCACTGCGGTGAAAATCAGCATTCCCTTTGGCGCTGTGGGAGGATATCGCAAG AGTCATGTGATTGACAACAAGTACAACCAGATGTACGCCATTGACCTCTTTCTGGAGCACCAATGGGCCGATGACCTGTGGGAGGTGACCCAGCACCGCTCCTTCAAGCCAGTCCGCTCCCCCTACCTCCCTGAGACCCCCTATGTGGTGAACA ACACCATCCCGAGTGAGAAGGGCTTCACGGTGACCCTTGGTAACTTCAAGCCGGATGTGGAGCTGAAAAACCTGACCCTCAACGGGGTTCCCCTGACCCTTCCTGAGGCTGAGAACAGAGGCGTGAAGATCATTGAGGTCAAGCACCCTAACGGCACCAAGGATTTTGTCCTGAAGGTCCCTTTCGCTCACCCCCTCATCACGGAGCAG TACATTGGTGATAATTACAGACGATACCTGTTGAACATCAGCTACACTTTGAACATCATCCCTGTAAACGAGCCCTATTTCCACCCAGCCACGATCGTGTGTGACGTTCAGGATGTTG TCCATCCTGATGTCAAAGGCATTTGTACAAACACCAGCATTGTGTTTGAAGTGACCCCAGGCAACATGGACTACCAGTGGGAGCTTTGCATTGGGGAAGAGCCTCTAACCCCAGAACTGGTGGCTCGCCGAGGCTACACCATGACCAGCCAGCCCAGGATCAGAGTGGAGTTGCCGCTCTTTAGTATTGGCTACATCTATGAG GATATCACTCTGAGGGGGCTTATTGGTAAAGTGGTGTTGATTCTCCGAGATATGAAGAGCCTGAAGGAGGAGGACAGGTTTGAACAGCGCTGCCCGTTCCCAACCAACGAGATGCTGG TGTGCATGCCTAATGGAGTGATGTCAGTGCTGGTGGTCCCCATGGCTCCTGTACCGCCCGTGAATCTTGCCAGGACCACCCTGCTGGATCAGAACTGCAGGCCCACGGAGGCTACCTCAGACCGGGCCCTGTTCACTTTCCGGGTCAACACCTGTGGAACCAGGAGCAAG ATTGATAATAACTACCTGGTCTATGAGAATGAAGTCATCTATAGTCGGGAGCTGTTCCCAGCCAATGCTCCCGTCATCACCAGGGATTCTGAGTACAG GCTGACTATCCGTTGCCGGTACCCAGTGAGTGACTCCAGGAAGATCTTTGCTGAGAGGAAGCTGGTTCCAGCCCCTGGATCCTTCACTGCTAAAGGAGAGGGGACCCTGCAGCTCAAGTCTGCTTACTACAGTG GTGACAAGAGAAGCAGAGATGTCTTGAATCTGAAAGCCCGTCTTGCTAGAG ATGTGAGCTACTCCCAGTTCTACTCTGCGTTCCCTGTGTCCCAGTCTCTGCTGGGGCCCCTGTTCCTGCAGGTTGAGCTCCTGAACCCCCACAGCCTGGCTGACCGCCTCCTCCTGCAGGACTGCTGGGCCACACTGACCCCTGAACTGGACGCCAGCCCTCAATGGGACCTGGTCACTGATGG CTGCCTGGTCACTGGAGATTCCTACAGGACTCTGTTCCACCCAGTGCCAGCCAGGACCTCCCCCCACCTCCAGAGGCTTGAGGTCCAGGCACAGCAGTCTAGCAAGGACCCTGCCTTCTGGAGACAG gtgTATTTCCATTGCATGGCTGTAGTTTGTGATCCTAACCTGGAGGATACCTGCAATAAGACTTGTGTACCTGGAGAAAAGAGATCTG CCCGTAGTGTTGATCGGTACAGCCAGATCCGAGGCTATGCTTCTGCCGGGCCAGTCCAATTGGTACCAGAAGGAGGAGTTGTGGACCTTAAAACAGCAG ACTCCTCCCCCCTGTCCCTCTTCGTGCCGGTGCTGGGCGTGGTGGCCGCTCTCCTTGGAGTTCTGCTCGCCTTTCTTGTTGCTCTTGCTGTCAGATCCAGAAGATGA
- the LOC131720997 gene encoding uncharacterized protein LOC131720997 has translation MGFWLRLGVVWLCVFFPAGVVAQDVSGNFVTECRDRYFWMSTNGRFAGGSFRFDVIDGNGIHPLNDSYAATCGFTYSFNLPGDLIFRASFLACHVQSMNDVSYVLQYRFVRMDSLGRETVYPFSLSCSTESPWNPREVVCEENYMEVSVRKNVPVIAQEGLAKEDWEAALSIAQEAVMSVWQVVFHQTGMPPKTMNAADARTEGYFINSTTSRVVFRSPYGMAKSEVVMVAGIPVEAIRATVFYKQRWMLLLVDTSAACAKNPSVFDGTYLSWVTPRLLSPLVLHPTKFVDKQIKMGVEGRPLDEITATSRGYQLLVNSTAVKISIPFGAVGGYRKSHVIDNKYNQMYAIDLFLEHQWADDLWEMTKHRSFKPVRSPYLPETPYVVNNTIPSEKGFTVTLGNFKPDVELKNLTINGVPLTLPEAENRGVKIIEVKHPNGTKDFVLKVPFTHPLITEQYIGDNYRRYLLNISYTLNIIPVNEPYFHPATIVCDVQDVVHPDVKGICTNTSIVFEVTPGNMDYQWELCIGEEPLTPELVARRGYTMTSQPKIRVELPLFSIGYIYEDITLRGLIGKVVLILRDMKSLKEEDRFEQRCPFPTNEMLVCMPNGVMSVLVVPMAPVPPVNLARTTLLDQNCRPTEATSDRALFTFRVNTCGTRSKIDNNYLVYENEVIYSRELFPANAPVITRDSEYRLTIRCRYPVSDSRKIFAERKLVPAPGSFTAKGEGTLQLKSAYYSGDKRSRDVLNLKARLARDVSYSQFYSAFPVSQSLLEPLFLQVELLNPHSLADRLLLQDCWATLTPELDASPQWDLVTDGCLVTGDSYWTLFHPVPARTSPHLQRLEVQAQQSSKDPAFWRQVYFHCMAVVCDPNLEDTCNKTCVPGEKRSARSVDRYSQIRGYASAGPVQLVPEGGVVDLKTAVSDSSPLSLFVPVLGVVAALLGVLLAFLVALAVRSRR, from the exons ATGGGGTTTTGGCTGCGTTTAGG agTTGTCTGGCTGTGCGTGTTTTTTCCTGCTGGCGTGGTCGCTCAGGACGTGTCAG GAAACTTCGTGACGGAGTGTCGGGATCGGTACTTCTGGATGTCGACCAATGGCAGGTTTGCCGGCGGCAGCTTCCGCTTCGACGTCATTG ATGGAAACGGTATTCACCCGCTGAATGACAGCTACGCAGCGACGTGCGGGTTCACCTATTCCTTCAACCTCCCCGGGGACCTGATCTTCAGAGCGTCGTTCTTGGCCTGTCACGTGCAGAGCATG AATGATGTCTCGTATGTTCTCCAGTACCGCTTTGTGAGAATGGACTCTCTGGGTAGAGAGACTGTCTACcccttctccctgtcctgcagcaCCGAGAGTCCTTGGAACCCTCGTGAGGTCGTCTGTGAGGAGAACTACATGGAG GTGTCTGTCAGGAAAAATGTTCCAGTTATCGCTCAGGAAGGACTGGCAAAGGAAGACTGGGAAGCAGCACTCTCCATA GCCCAGGAAGCAGTGATGTCCGTGTGGCAGGTCGTGTTCCACCAGACCGGGATGCCCCCTAAAACCATGAACGCCGCAGATGCCCGTACCGAGGGGTACTTCATCAACTCCACAACCAGCCGCGTCGTCTTCAGATCGCCCTACGGCATGGCAAAGTCAGAGGTGGTCATG GTGGCAGGGATCCCGGTGGAAGCCATCAGAGCCACTGTGTTCTACAAGCAGAGGTGGATGCTGCTATTGGTGGACACTTCAGCTGCCTGCGCTAAGA ACCCCTCTGTCTTTGATGGCACCTACCTGAGCTGGGTCACCCCGAGGCTTCTCTCCCCACTGGTCCTGCATCCCACCAAGTTCGTGGATAAGCAGATCAAGATGGGAGTGGAGGGGAGGCCCCTGGATGAGATCACTGCTACTAGCCGGGGATACCAGCTGCTAGTCAACAGCACTGCGGTGAAAATCAGCATTCCCTTTGGCGCTGTGGGAGGATATCGCAAG AGTCATGTGATTGACAACAAGTACAACCAGATGTACGCCATTGACCTCTTTCTGGAGCACCAATGGGCCGATGACCTGTGGGAGATGACCAAGCACCGCTCCTTCAAGCCAGTCCGCTCCCCCTACCTCCCTGAGACCCCCTATGTGGTGAACA acacCATCCCGAGTGAGAAGGGCTTCACGGTGACCCTTGGTAACTTCAAGCCGGATGTGGAGCTGAAAAATCTGACCATCAACGGGGTTCCCCTTACCCTTCCTGAGGCTGAGAACAGAGGCGTGAAGATTATTGAGGTCAAGCACCCTAACGGCACCAAGGATTTTGTCCTGAAGGTCCCTTTCACTCACCCCCTCATCACGGAGCAG TACATTGGTGATAATTACAGACGATACCTGTTGAACATCAGCTACACTTTGAACATCATCCCTGTAAACGAGCCCTATTTCCACCCAGCCACGATCGTGTGTGACGTTCAGGATGTTG TCCATCCTGATGTCAAAGGCATTTGTACAAACACCAGCATTGTGTTTGAAGTGACCCCAGGCAACATGGACTACCAGTGGGAGCTTTGCATTGGGGAAGAGCCTCTAACCCCAGAACTGGTGGCTCGCCGAGGCTACACCATGACCAGCCAGCCCAAGATCAGAGTGGAGTTGCCGCTCTTTAGTATTGGCTACATCTATGAG GATATCACTCTGAGGGGGCTTATTGGTAAAGTGGTGTTGATTCTCCGAGATATGAAGAGCCTGAAGGAGGAGGACAGGTTTGAACAGCGCTGCCCGTTCCCAACCAATGAGATGCTGG TGTGCATGCCTAATGGAGTGATGTCAGTGCTGGTGGTCCCCATGGCTCCTGTACCGCCCGTGAATCTTGCCAGGACCACCCTGCTGGATCAGAACTGCAGGCCCACGGAGGCTACCTCGGACCGGGCCCTGTTCACTTTCCGGGTCAACACCTGTGGGACCAGGAGCAAG ATTGATAATAACTACCTGGTCTACGAGAATGAAGTCATCTATAGTCGGGAGCTGTTCCCAGCCAATGCTCCCGTCATCACCAGGGATTCTGAGTACAG GCTGACTATCCGTTGCCGGTACCCAGTGAGTGACTCCAGGAAGATCTTTGCTGAGAGGAAGCTGGTTCCAGCCCCTGGATCCTTCACTGCTAAAGGAGAGGGGACCCTGCAGCTCAAGTCTGCTTACTACAGTG GTGACAAGAGAAGCAGAGATGTCTTGAATCTGAAAGCCCGTCTTGCTAGAG ATGTGAGCTACTCCCAGTTCTACTCTGCGTTCCCTGTGTCCCAGTCTCTGCTGGAGCCCCTGTTCCTGCAGGTTGAGCTCCTGAACCCCCACAGCCTGGCTGACCGCCTCCTCCTGCAGGACTGCTGGGCCACACTGACCCCTGAACTGGACGCCAGCCCTCAATGGGACCTGGTCACTGACGG CTGCCTGGTCACTGGAGATTCCTACTGGACTCTGTTCCACCCAGTGCCAGCCAGGACCTCCCCCCACCTCCAGAGGCTTGAGGTCCAGGCACAGCAGTCTAGCAAGGACCCTGCCTTCTGGAGACAG gTGTATTTCCATTGCATGGCTGTAGTTTGTGATCCTAACCTGGAGGATACCTGCAATAAGACTTGTGTGCCTGGAGAAAAGAGATCTG CCCGTAGTGTTGATCGGTACAGCCAGATCCGAGGCTATGCTTCTGCCGGGCCAGTCCAATTGGTACCAGAAGGAGGAGTTGTGGACCTTAAAACGGCAG TTTCAGACTCCTCCCCCCTGTCCCTCTTCGTGCCGGTGCTGGGCGTGGTGGCCGCTCTCCTTGGAGTTCTGCTCGCCTTTCTTGTTGCTCTTGCTGTCAGATCCAGAAGATGA